The following coding sequences are from one bacterium SCSIO 12741 window:
- a CDS encoding carboxypeptidase-like regulatory domain-containing protein — translation MSKFWSVIGCIWFGLMLVQPAMGQKASLSGKVTWKANGNTSEQTEIILKYTPYKTQTDGEGKYSIKGIPTGTYTVIAFTLGIKSTEQEITLVEGKNTLNFELDSISEELEEFSVIAENATGFGLMHRRSIEGVDIFAGKKNEVVVLDQTPANMATNNSRQIFSRVAGLNIWESDRAGLQLDIGGRGLSPNRTSNFNTRQNGYDIAADALGYPESYYTPPSEAIEQIDVVRGAASLQYGTQFGGMINFKLRGPDPSKKFSLVSSQSIGSFGLFNSFNSVGGTVKNTGYYAFVNYKRGESWRPNSQFESFTGHAKIVQQFGKKLTLKAEYTGMQYLAQQPGGLTDDMFYDDPSQSVRARNWFRVNWNLMALIVEYRFSHKWRMEMRNFGLIASREALGILGFINRPDPGGPRDLLSDRYRNFGNETRVVHTYKFLGNSSNLLVGMRYYRGIQVENKAWVLMVPMPTSISTTLVIWSTAITPSPAKTYPSLPKTFSRFLPNGALLQDCASKTSSPKPMAITS, via the coding sequence ATGAGTAAGTTCTGGAGTGTCATAGGGTGTATTTGGTTCGGACTTATGCTGGTTCAGCCGGCCATGGGTCAAAAAGCATCATTGAGTGGAAAGGTGACCTGGAAAGCCAACGGAAATACCTCCGAGCAAACCGAAATCATTCTCAAGTACACGCCCTATAAAACCCAAACCGATGGGGAAGGGAAGTACAGTATAAAAGGAATTCCAACGGGTACATATACGGTTATCGCATTTACACTCGGAATCAAAAGTACCGAGCAAGAAATTACCTTGGTAGAGGGAAAGAATACCCTCAACTTTGAGCTGGACAGCATTTCAGAGGAATTGGAAGAGTTTAGCGTGATCGCTGAAAATGCTACTGGATTTGGACTGATGCACCGCCGGTCGATTGAAGGGGTTGATATATTCGCCGGTAAGAAGAATGAGGTAGTTGTATTGGATCAAACTCCGGCCAACATGGCCACCAACAACAGCCGCCAAATTTTTTCTCGAGTAGCCGGATTGAACATCTGGGAGAGCGATCGGGCCGGACTTCAGTTAGACATTGGTGGTCGCGGATTGAGTCCCAATCGAACGTCTAATTTTAATACCCGTCAAAACGGTTACGACATTGCCGCTGATGCGCTGGGTTATCCAGAGAGTTATTACACCCCACCCTCTGAAGCCATCGAGCAAATTGATGTAGTTCGTGGAGCGGCCAGTTTGCAATACGGAACGCAGTTTGGCGGAATGATCAACTTTAAACTTCGCGGTCCGGATCCTTCCAAGAAGTTTAGTCTGGTGAGCAGTCAATCCATTGGATCTTTTGGTTTGTTCAACTCCTTTAACTCCGTGGGTGGAACGGTAAAAAATACGGGCTACTATGCCTTTGTTAATTACAAAAGAGGAGAAAGTTGGAGACCCAATTCTCAGTTCGAATCCTTTACCGGCCACGCTAAAATTGTTCAGCAATTCGGGAAGAAATTGACCCTGAAAGCCGAGTATACCGGAATGCAATACCTGGCGCAACAACCTGGTGGATTAACGGATGACATGTTCTACGACGATCCTTCTCAATCAGTGAGAGCGAGAAACTGGTTTCGGGTAAACTGGAATCTGATGGCCTTGATCGTAGAGTATCGATTTAGCCACAAATGGAGAATGGAGATGCGAAACTTTGGATTGATAGCCTCTCGGGAAGCATTGGGAATTCTTGGGTTTATCAATCGCCCCGATCCAGGTGGACCAAGAGATTTACTCTCCGACCGTTACCGCAATTTTGGGAATGAGACTCGGGTGGTACATACCTACAAATTCTTAGGTAACTCCTCCAACTTGCTGGTAGGAATGCGCTATTACCGGGGAATACAAGTAGAAAACAAGGCTTGGGTTCTGATGGTTCCGATGCCAACTTCGATTTCAACAACCCTGGTGATTTGGAGCACAGCGATTACACCTTCCCCAGCCAAAACCTATCCTTCTTTGCCGAAAACATTTTCCAGATTTCTCCCAAATGGAGCATTACTCCAGGACTGCGCTTCGAAAACATCATCACCGAAGCCGATGGCTATTACAAGCTAA
- a CDS encoding HTTM domain-containing protein: MMFVSLLRFWLKGWIYDLYVAPKHFFTYYGFDWVKPFGEMGMYFLFFGVMLAAIGIALGLFYRWSATLFFLGFTYIELIDKSNYLNHYYFISIVSLLMILLPAHRHFSIDVWRKPSLNRNTTAAWTIGAIRLQLGTVYFFAGIAKLNYDWLFRAMPLKLWLPAHGTIPVVGALLQKTWVAFAFSWFGAIYDLFIPFFLMAKRFRWLAYGAVVSFHVITGWLFQIGMFPYIMILATLVFFSADFHERLLGKLKEWVRYPEIDGNSLSRGIQARWITAVLVLHFFIQWAFPFRYLAYPGDLFWHEQGFRFGWRVMLIEKAGSTFFYAQLPGSDRRIEIRNSDYLTPNQEKMMSTQPDMMLQFAQIIKKDLDEKGYPDAAIFAESYVTLNGSGSRPFIDSNVNLAELSDTWTNKQWIKPFEQ; the protein is encoded by the coding sequence ATGATGTTTGTGAGTTTACTTCGTTTTTGGTTAAAAGGGTGGATATACGATTTGTACGTTGCGCCCAAGCACTTCTTTACCTACTATGGATTTGACTGGGTGAAACCCTTTGGTGAAATGGGTATGTACTTCCTGTTTTTTGGCGTAATGCTCGCTGCTATAGGAATCGCATTAGGTCTCTTTTACCGCTGGTCGGCTACCTTGTTCTTTTTAGGTTTTACCTACATTGAGTTGATTGATAAAAGCAATTACCTCAATCACTACTATTTCATCAGTATTGTTTCCTTATTGATGATCCTGTTGCCGGCCCATCGTCATTTTTCAATCGATGTTTGGAGAAAGCCATCGCTCAATCGGAATACTACGGCTGCCTGGACCATTGGAGCCATCCGTTTGCAATTGGGGACAGTTTACTTTTTTGCTGGAATTGCCAAACTTAACTACGATTGGTTGTTTCGGGCTATGCCACTCAAACTGTGGTTGCCGGCTCATGGAACCATTCCAGTGGTAGGAGCTTTGTTACAGAAAACCTGGGTAGCTTTTGCTTTTTCCTGGTTCGGTGCGATTTACGACTTGTTCATTCCCTTTTTTCTAATGGCCAAGCGTTTTCGCTGGCTGGCCTATGGAGCAGTGGTTTCCTTTCACGTGATCACCGGTTGGTTGTTTCAGATTGGCATGTTTCCTTACATCATGATTTTGGCTACCCTGGTCTTTTTCTCAGCTGATTTTCATGAGCGCCTTTTGGGAAAACTGAAAGAATGGGTACGCTATCCTGAAATTGACGGTAATTCCTTGTCTCGTGGAATTCAAGCTCGATGGATTACAGCGGTCTTAGTATTGCATTTCTTCATTCAATGGGCCTTTCCCTTTCGTTATTTGGCCTATCCAGGTGATCTGTTTTGGCACGAACAAGGATTTCGTTTTGGTTGGCGAGTCATGCTTATTGAAAAGGCCGGGAGTACTTTTTTCTACGCCCAATTACCGGGATCGGATAGACGAATCGAAATTCGAAACAGCGATTACCTGACTCCTAATCAGGAAAAGATGATGTCAACCCAGCCCGATATGATGTTGCAGTTTGCTCAGATCATTAAAAAGGATTTGGATGAAAAAGGTTATCCTGATGCGGCCATATTTGCTGAGTCTTATGTTACGCTTAACGGAAGTGGGAGCAGACCTTTCATTGATTCCAATGTCAACCTCGCGGAATTGAGTGATACCTGGACCAATAAACAATGGATTAAACCCTTTGAACAATGA
- a CDS encoding imelysin family protein has protein sequence MNKGFLLFLFAAILLAGCKKDPDPEPTQPDSASYDQQSLLNNWGDEIIVPGYFAYTQATSDQKSFADAFISDPTESSLQAFSDKWKTSQKTWQSVSLFEFGPGSDHVIRANTNIYPCDTTQIEKNIQNGNLDLSGASRLDEKGYAAIDYLLHHATAAEVVQEFKADSKRGDYLKALVAEVDQLAQTVYQEWNSGSGNHVAEFKSATGSNVGSSLGIMINSVNMHLERFLRDGKVGIPNGERSFSGDPLPGHVEAAYKGDVSKEFIRANLKGLENIYLGTKQDGSNGMGLDDALNSLGAKHGDQALDAAIKSQIASCYSAIDAVPGTMKEAVVQDSDKVSELFKEFQKLVILLKADMPSSLGVLITYQDNDGD, from the coding sequence GTGAACAAAGGATTTTTACTTTTTCTATTTGCAGCGATTTTGCTGGCCGGATGTAAGAAAGATCCGGATCCGGAACCGACACAACCGGACTCGGCATCTTACGATCAGCAAAGTTTATTGAATAACTGGGGCGATGAAATAATCGTACCCGGTTATTTTGCTTATACCCAGGCCACTTCTGATCAGAAGAGTTTTGCCGATGCTTTTATCAGTGATCCTACTGAATCTTCTTTGCAGGCTTTTTCTGACAAATGGAAGACTTCTCAGAAGACATGGCAGAGTGTATCACTTTTTGAATTTGGACCAGGTTCGGATCATGTAATTCGGGCCAATACCAATATTTATCCTTGCGACACCACTCAGATTGAGAAGAACATTCAAAATGGTAACCTTGATTTGTCAGGAGCATCTCGCTTAGATGAAAAGGGATATGCAGCCATCGATTATTTGCTACACCATGCTACTGCAGCAGAAGTGGTACAGGAGTTTAAGGCAGATTCAAAGCGGGGAGATTACCTTAAAGCTTTGGTTGCTGAAGTAGATCAATTGGCACAAACTGTTTACCAGGAATGGAATTCAGGATCAGGAAACCACGTGGCAGAATTTAAGTCGGCTACCGGCAGTAACGTGGGAAGCTCACTGGGTATCATGATCAATTCGGTTAACATGCATCTGGAGCGTTTTTTACGTGATGGAAAGGTGGGTATTCCTAATGGAGAAAGATCCTTTAGCGGAGATCCCTTGCCCGGGCATGTTGAAGCAGCTTATAAGGGCGATGTTTCTAAAGAATTCATTCGAGCTAATCTAAAAGGACTTGAAAATATCTATTTGGGTACCAAACAAGATGGTAGCAATGGAATGGGTCTTGACGACGCCTTGAATAGCCTCGGTGCAAAACATGGCGATCAGGCCTTGGATGCCGCCATCAAAAGTCAAATTGCTTCTTGTTACAGCGCTATTGATGCCGTTCCTGGAACTATGAAAGAAGCGGTGGTTCAAGACTCCGATAAGGTCTCTGAATTGTTCAAGGAGTTTCAAAAATTGGTGATTCTCCTAAAGGCGGATATGCCCTCAAGTTTAGGAGTACTTATTACTTACCAGGACAACGACGGTGATTAA
- a CDS encoding DUF4856 domain-containing protein → MTKVRFLVVGLAMVAAFSSCKKEGCTDPTATNYDSDAKEDDGSCIAATVDSKYTQPSTYVFTRNNETSVSYSGQTNRLDMLSEMTSYLKSANTPGTSLDATKLLNMYANENSPWSTADLNESSKQLKNKTAGGDASIQAYFEGLMNAAAAGSDSTVTGQYDGANGKIGVVQSGTKAYLMDAKGMEYTQLIEKGLMGAVFYHQITNVYLGSGKMDVDNESLVDGKNYTKMEHHWDEAFGYFTSAPDFPANGTDRFWGKYSNSRDGLLGTNSAIMTAYLKGRTAIINKDYTARDEAIAEIRKQLERVCAGTAIHYLNSAKADFADDALRNHTLSEARAFINDLRFGYEPSLSGAQLDAILAKLGDNNYEVKTADIDWAIDQLGAIQDLASHKANL, encoded by the coding sequence ATGACAAAAGTCAGATTTTTAGTAGTAGGATTGGCGATGGTTGCAGCTTTCTCAAGTTGTAAGAAAGAAGGGTGTACTGACCCAACAGCAACTAATTACGATAGTGATGCCAAGGAAGATGATGGAAGTTGTATAGCTGCCACGGTTGATTCGAAATATACTCAGCCAAGCACATACGTATTTACGCGTAACAACGAAACCAGTGTAAGCTACAGTGGTCAGACCAACCGATTGGATATGTTGAGCGAGATGACCTCTTATTTGAAATCCGCTAACACTCCAGGTACTTCTTTAGATGCTACCAAGCTTTTAAATATGTACGCTAATGAAAACTCACCTTGGTCAACAGCTGATTTGAATGAGTCTTCTAAGCAATTGAAAAATAAAACAGCTGGTGGTGATGCTTCTATTCAAGCCTATTTCGAAGGGTTGATGAACGCTGCCGCTGCTGGAAGTGATAGTACAGTTACCGGACAGTATGACGGTGCCAATGGAAAGATTGGAGTAGTTCAGTCTGGTACTAAAGCGTATTTGATGGACGCTAAAGGAATGGAGTATACTCAGTTGATCGAAAAAGGATTGATGGGCGCTGTATTCTATCACCAAATTACCAACGTATACTTAGGTTCTGGTAAGATGGACGTTGACAACGAAAGTTTGGTAGACGGTAAGAACTATACCAAAATGGAGCACCACTGGGATGAGGCCTTCGGGTACTTCACTTCAGCTCCTGATTTCCCGGCTAACGGAACAGATCGTTTCTGGGGTAAGTACAGTAATTCTCGTGACGGTTTGTTGGGAACCAACTCGGCTATCATGACCGCTTACTTGAAAGGACGTACCGCAATCATCAACAAAGATTACACCGCTCGTGACGAGGCTATCGCTGAAATTCGCAAGCAATTGGAGCGTGTATGTGCCGGTACTGCAATTCATTACTTGAATTCGGCAAAAGCTGATTTTGCTGATGACGCATTAAGAAATCACACTCTTTCTGAAGCAAGAGCCTTTATCAATGACCTTCGTTTTGGATACGAGCCTTCATTGTCTGGTGCTCAGTTGGATGCCATTCTTGCTAAGTTAGGTGACAACAATTACGAGGTTAAAACGGCTGACATCGACTGGGCAATTGACCAGTTAGGTGCCATTCAGGACTTGGCTTCTCACAAAGCAAACTTGTAG
- a CDS encoding dehydrogenase E1 component subunit alpha/beta yields MKFDRKNLDNKELIRFYKSLLLPRQIEEKMMVQLRQGKISKWFSGWGQEAISVGATLAMNEEEFILPMHRNLGIFTTRNVPMNRLFSQFQGKRSGFTNGRDRSFHFGSKEHKLVGMISHLGPQLGIADGIALAGKLNGEKAATLVISGDGGASEGDFHEALNVAAVWQLPVIFLIENNQWGLSTPSNQQFRFKQFIDKGPGYGMKAVQCDGNNLLDVYNTIKEVGDEMRENPAPVLVECLTFRIRGHEEASGTKYYPDGLVEKWEDKDPVKNFEEYLLKEKVITEADVEHFRLKNKLAINKAVEEAAQEETIEADADKEVSDLFAAHEPQLVEAQGPKKEMRFIDAISSGLNEGMKKHPELVLMGQDIGEYGGVFKVTEGFVDQFGADRVRNTPLCESAIVGAALGLSIKGKKAMMEMQFADFVTCGFNQIVNNLAKIHWRWGQNADVVVRMPTGAGVGAGPFHSQSNEAWFFHVPGLKIVYPAFPEEAKGMLLAALAEPNPVMFFEHKALYRSLSEEVSEGYYTLPLDKAKVQQEGDDLTIITYGMGVHWALETAKSFSDHSIEIINLRSLSPIDWDTLYASVEKTGKVLVLHEDNLTGGIGAEIAARINEDCFESLDAPIRRVASLDTPIPFAAALEKDFLASERLQETIDELLRY; encoded by the coding sequence ATGAAATTCGACAGAAAAAATCTGGATAATAAGGAGCTGATCCGTTTTTACAAATCCTTGCTTCTACCGCGTCAAATCGAAGAGAAGATGATGGTGCAGTTGCGTCAAGGGAAAATTTCTAAGTGGTTCAGCGGCTGGGGACAAGAAGCCATTTCGGTGGGAGCCACTTTGGCTATGAATGAGGAAGAGTTTATTCTTCCCATGCACCGAAACCTGGGAATCTTTACTACACGTAATGTTCCGATGAATCGCTTGTTCTCTCAGTTTCAAGGAAAGCGTTCCGGATTTACCAACGGTCGTGATCGTAGCTTTCACTTTGGAAGTAAGGAACATAAGTTGGTTGGAATGATTTCTCACCTGGGTCCTCAATTGGGGATTGCCGACGGGATTGCCCTGGCTGGTAAACTAAATGGTGAGAAGGCCGCAACCTTGGTGATCTCTGGTGACGGCGGTGCCAGTGAAGGAGATTTTCACGAAGCGCTTAACGTGGCTGCCGTTTGGCAACTGCCCGTGATTTTTCTGATCGAAAACAACCAATGGGGCTTAAGTACTCCATCCAATCAGCAATTCCGATTCAAGCAATTTATAGATAAAGGTCCTGGGTACGGGATGAAGGCCGTTCAGTGTGATGGAAACAACTTACTGGATGTATACAATACCATTAAAGAAGTGGGAGATGAAATGCGGGAAAACCCGGCTCCCGTTTTGGTAGAATGCCTAACCTTTAGAATTCGAGGACACGAAGAAGCTTCTGGAACCAAATACTATCCAGATGGATTGGTCGAAAAATGGGAGGATAAAGATCCCGTCAAAAACTTCGAAGAATACCTATTAAAAGAAAAGGTAATCACCGAAGCTGATGTGGAGCACTTCCGACTCAAGAATAAATTGGCCATCAACAAAGCCGTTGAAGAGGCAGCCCAGGAGGAAACTATAGAAGCAGACGCCGATAAAGAAGTGAGTGACTTGTTTGCTGCTCATGAGCCACAGCTTGTTGAAGCTCAAGGCCCGAAAAAAGAGATGCGCTTCATCGACGCCATTTCTTCTGGATTGAACGAAGGGATGAAAAAGCACCCCGAGTTGGTTCTTATGGGACAAGACATTGGGGAGTACGGCGGTGTGTTTAAAGTAACCGAAGGGTTTGTCGATCAATTTGGCGCCGATCGGGTAAGAAATACACCCTTATGTGAATCTGCCATTGTTGGTGCCGCCTTGGGACTTTCCATCAAAGGGAAGAAAGCCATGATGGAAATGCAGTTTGCGGATTTCGTAACCTGTGGGTTCAATCAAATCGTAAACAACCTGGCCAAGATTCACTGGAGATGGGGGCAAAATGCTGACGTAGTTGTACGTATGCCTACCGGAGCTGGTGTTGGTGCAGGACCATTTCACTCACAGAGCAACGAAGCCTGGTTTTTCCATGTGCCTGGATTGAAAATTGTTTATCCCGCTTTTCCTGAAGAGGCCAAAGGAATGTTGTTGGCCGCCTTAGCTGAGCCGAATCCTGTGATGTTCTTTGAACACAAAGCACTTTACCGCAGTTTGTCTGAAGAGGTGAGTGAAGGATACTACACCTTGCCACTGGACAAAGCCAAAGTGCAGCAAGAAGGTGACGATCTTACCATTATTACCTATGGTATGGGTGTGCATTGGGCTTTGGAAACAGCTAAATCATTTTCAGATCATTCAATTGAGATCATAAACCTGAGATCTCTATCACCCATCGATTGGGATACCTTATATGCATCGGTGGAGAAAACCGGAAAAGTTCTCGTATTGCACGAAGACAATTTGACCGGTGGCATTGGTGCTGAAATTGCCGCTCGAATCAATGAAGATTGTTTCGAATCACTCGACGCTCCTATAAGACGGGTAGCTTCTCTGGATACTCCTATTCCTTTTGCTGCGGCGTTGGAAAAAGACTTCCTGGCATCCGAAAGACTCCAAGAGACTATAGACGAATTACTACGCTATTAG
- a CDS encoding sulfatase-like hydrolase/transferase has product MNRFRARLTAYLQRTLMAFVVFTLCRILFYGFNAGQFANLGIDEFLMGLRFDGAAFFYLFLPFNVLSLVALLVPVNKLYDQIIKWSFLASNAINVMLNCIDIEYYKFTLKRTTSDIFSLVTYGDDIYTLIPRFLVDYWYIDLIFIILVYLSFVVYGKTEREPREGQSPNWFIRVGITLSILAALIVMGRGGTQLIPIGIMDAAKNTQPQNVPLVLNTPFAIIRTLDKTGLEPVDYYTLDEVDDWYHPITTFPNGKGEFRPKNVVVIVLESFSNEFIYRDKTQKKLTPFLSKLMAKSRVFTRCYANGKKSIEGIPAIVSGIPSLMNTPFISSTYAGDEFSSLASYLNPKGYHSSFFHGGKNGTMNFDAYAAAADFQHYYGMNEYPNHGDYDGTWGIYDEPFFQFYAQELEEFPEPFVSVFFSLSSHHPYSIPEQYQQRFIGGKTPLENTVQYTDFALEQFFIKAQQSDWYENTLFIITADHTSDSKNKYYRNSLGMYHIPLIAYYPDGSLSGSSNRVTQQTDILPSVLDWLHYDQPIFSFGQSIFTDNPGYSTQFINEVHQLITDEYLLQYSDEKVVGFFDITSDTLLKNNLVQETSPMKDSLEMEIKAIIQQYNNRMIYNKLSAE; this is encoded by the coding sequence ATGAATCGATTTCGAGCACGTCTAACCGCTTACTTGCAACGGACCTTAATGGCCTTTGTGGTCTTTACTCTTTGCCGAATTTTGTTTTACGGCTTCAATGCAGGGCAATTTGCCAACTTGGGAATAGATGAATTTCTGATGGGACTTCGATTTGACGGAGCTGCCTTCTTTTACCTCTTCCTTCCCTTCAACGTATTGTCTCTGGTCGCCTTGCTGGTTCCGGTCAACAAACTCTATGATCAAATCATCAAGTGGTCGTTTCTGGCGAGTAATGCTATTAATGTCATGCTCAACTGCATCGATATTGAGTACTATAAATTCACCCTCAAACGCACTACTTCCGATATTTTTTCGCTGGTCACTTACGGAGATGACATCTATACCCTCATTCCCCGTTTTTTGGTGGACTACTGGTACATCGACCTGATCTTTATCATTCTCGTTTACCTCTCTTTTGTTGTGTACGGCAAAACCGAACGCGAACCTCGGGAAGGTCAATCGCCCAATTGGTTTATTCGGGTTGGAATTACGCTTTCCATTCTGGCTGCTTTGATCGTTATGGGAAGAGGCGGCACTCAGCTGATACCAATTGGCATTATGGATGCGGCCAAAAACACCCAGCCTCAAAATGTTCCTTTGGTTCTCAATACTCCTTTTGCGATCATTCGAACCCTGGACAAAACGGGACTTGAACCCGTGGATTACTATACCTTGGATGAGGTGGATGACTGGTACCATCCCATTACAACCTTTCCCAATGGCAAAGGAGAATTCCGCCCCAAAAACGTGGTTGTCATCGTTCTGGAAAGCTTCTCCAATGAGTTTATCTACCGCGATAAAACCCAAAAGAAACTAACGCCCTTTCTTTCCAAACTAATGGCCAAGTCACGAGTATTTACGCGCTGCTATGCCAACGGAAAGAAATCGATTGAAGGTATTCCTGCCATCGTTTCAGGGATTCCCAGCTTGATGAATACGCCATTCATTTCATCCACTTATGCTGGAGATGAGTTTAGCAGCTTGGCATCATACCTCAATCCTAAGGGATACCACTCTTCCTTTTTTCACGGTGGAAAAAACGGCACCATGAATTTTGATGCCTATGCTGCCGCGGCCGATTTTCAGCACTATTATGGAATGAACGAATACCCCAATCACGGTGATTATGATGGCACCTGGGGGATTTACGATGAGCCTTTTTTCCAGTTTTATGCGCAGGAATTAGAGGAGTTTCCCGAGCCTTTTGTCTCCGTTTTTTTTAGTCTCTCCTCGCACCACCCCTACTCTATTCCTGAGCAATACCAACAGCGATTTATCGGGGGAAAAACACCTTTGGAAAACACGGTTCAATACACCGACTTTGCCCTGGAACAATTCTTCATCAAAGCCCAGCAAAGCGATTGGTACGAAAACACGCTATTCATCATTACCGCCGATCACACTTCCGATTCCAAAAACAAATATTACCGCAACTCCCTGGGTATGTATCACATTCCACTGATTGCTTATTATCCGGATGGCTCGTTGAGCGGAAGCTCCAATCGGGTAACTCAGCAAACCGACATTTTACCCTCAGTTTTGGATTGGCTGCATTACGATCAACCCATATTCTCTTTTGGCCAAAGCATTTTTACCGATAATCCAGGATACAGCACCCAATTTATCAATGAAGTTCATCAACTCATTACCGATGAGTATCTGCTCCAATACAGCGATGAAAAGGTGGTTGGATTTTTTGACATCACCTCGGATACATTATTGAAGAACAATTTGGTGCAGGAGACTTCTCCTATGAAAGATTCTCTGGAAATGGAGATCAAAGCGATCATCCAGCAATACAACAACCGAATGATCTACAACAAATTGAGTGCTGAATGA
- a CDS encoding YegS/Rv2252/BmrU family lipid kinase gives MRFYHFVINPKSGTGNAQQQRALIEKFFSGRAEKMAIHFTEYPGHAHELALELGKTKEDVIVCVGGDGSINEIARALMNKPATLGVIPVGSGNGLARHLGIPLKSILALEELVKDHSIAMDVGELNGHPFFVTAGIGFEAEVAYLFSKRSIRGILGYTSEAVKLFPQYRSKTYRISTPDGDRDTQAFSLTVANSSQYGNNAIIAKHASVMDGLLDLSIIHSYPKILGPQIGLSLMTNNLHQSKYYESEQITRVQIHGTEGEKKTHAHIDGDSVLLTYPLEAIIRPKCLNVIVPKNKIV, from the coding sequence ATGAGGTTTTACCACTTTGTAATCAATCCTAAATCAGGAACGGGTAATGCTCAACAACAGCGGGCTTTAATCGAAAAATTCTTTTCGGGTAGAGCTGAAAAAATGGCCATTCATTTTACAGAATATCCCGGTCATGCTCACGAACTGGCTTTGGAATTGGGCAAAACGAAAGAAGATGTCATTGTCTGTGTAGGCGGGGATGGTTCGATCAACGAAATTGCCCGGGCCTTGATGAACAAGCCAGCCACTCTTGGAGTTATTCCTGTAGGAAGTGGAAATGGATTAGCCCGACATTTGGGCATTCCGCTCAAATCGATCCTGGCACTGGAAGAATTGGTGAAAGACCACAGCATTGCCATGGACGTAGGTGAACTCAATGGACACCCCTTTTTCGTAACGGCAGGAATCGGATTTGAGGCCGAAGTAGCCTACCTGTTTTCCAAAAGATCGATCAGAGGTATTTTGGGTTACACCAGTGAAGCCGTCAAACTTTTCCCTCAGTACCGGTCTAAAACCTACAGAATTTCTACCCCTGATGGGGATCGAGACACACAGGCCTTTAGCCTGACCGTGGCCAACTCATCGCAGTATGGCAACAATGCCATCATTGCCAAACATGCCAGCGTAATGGATGGCTTATTGGACCTTAGTATCATTCACAGTTATCCCAAAATCCTGGGCCCTCAAATTGGTTTGAGTTTGATGACCAATAACCTTCATCAATCCAAGTATTACGAAAGCGAACAGATAACCCGGGTTCAGATTCATGGAACTGAAGGCGAAAAAAAGACCCATGCTCACATTGACGGAGATTCCGTTTTGTTGACCTACCCCTTGGAAGCCATCATTCGTCCCAAATGCCTGAACGTTATCGTTCCCAAAAACAAAATCGTATGA
- a CDS encoding translation initiation factor, whose protein sequence is MSRKKNNRKNRIDVVYSTNPDFSYETESDEEMETLDPEDQELRVYLEKKGRGGKSVSVVKGFVGTEDDLIDLSKKLKTKCGVGGSVKDGEILIQGDQRDKMVSLLKEWNYPCKKAGG, encoded by the coding sequence ATGAGCCGAAAAAAGAATAACCGCAAAAACAGAATTGATGTGGTTTACTCCACCAATCCGGATTTTAGCTACGAAACAGAATCGGATGAAGAGATGGAAACCCTTGATCCTGAGGATCAGGAGCTACGAGTTTATCTGGAAAAGAAAGGCCGCGGAGGAAAATCGGTAAGCGTAGTTAAGGGATTTGTTGGAACGGAAGATGACCTTATCGATTTGTCCAAAAAGCTGAAAACGAAATGTGGCGTAGGTGGTTCGGTAAAAGATGGAGAAATCTTAATTCAGGGAGACCAGCGTGACAAGATGGTTTCCTTGCTCAAAGAGTGGAATTACCCGTGTAAAAAAGCAGGCGGGTAA